A section of the Elizabethkingia anophelis R26 genome encodes:
- the istB gene encoding IS21-like element helper ATPase IstB: MNNYQTSDKLREMRLNAMAELHTQYMKSKENHNLTTDEYLALLVDHEWEDRQNKKIDRLYKTAYFRQKASIEEVNFNQGRNLDKNMFLRLASLDFISRKENIIMTGPSGTGKSYLAQALGHQACNMGYKTIYAITARLLKKFMLCKADGSYLKELQKLAKCDLLILDDFGLQAFDNHARETLMDIIDDRYNNTSTIIASQIPVSAWYDIIGEGTIADAILDRIVNSSHRIELQGQSLRKGTLKKEN; the protein is encoded by the coding sequence ATGAACAATTATCAAACCTCTGATAAACTCAGGGAAATGCGTCTTAACGCAATGGCAGAACTTCATACCCAATATATGAAGAGTAAAGAGAATCATAACCTTACAACAGATGAGTATCTGGCTTTATTAGTAGATCATGAATGGGAAGACCGCCAAAATAAAAAAATAGATAGATTGTATAAAACAGCCTATTTTAGACAAAAGGCTTCTATAGAAGAAGTCAACTTTAATCAGGGACGTAATCTGGATAAAAACATGTTCCTCAGATTAGCGAGTTTAGATTTTATATCCCGCAAGGAAAATATTATTATGACAGGTCCCAGTGGAACAGGAAAAAGTTATCTAGCACAAGCCTTGGGGCATCAGGCTTGTAATATGGGATATAAAACCATTTATGCTATTACTGCCAGGCTACTCAAGAAGTTTATGTTATGCAAAGCGGATGGTTCCTACTTAAAAGAACTTCAAAAGCTTGCTAAATGTGACTTATTAATCCTTGATGATTTTGGTCTGCAAGCTTTTGATAATCATGCAAGAGAAACTTTAATGGATATCATTGATGATCGGTATAATAATACTTCAACTATCATTGCTTCTCAAATACCTGTATCTGCTTGGTATGATATTATTGGAGAAGGAACTATTGCTGATGCTATACTGGATAGAATTGTCAACTCTTCTCATCGTATCGAACTTCAGGGACAGAGTCTAAGAAAAGGTACTTTGAAAAAGGAAAATTGA
- a CDS encoding bacteriocin-like protein has product MKNFKKLSRNEMKSVNGSLSWWRCATRSVALPWRGALDSPGDWDACRAAKSVDELEANR; this is encoded by the coding sequence ATGAAAAATTTTAAAAAATTATCAAGAAACGAAATGAAATCTGTTAATGGAAGTCTTAGCTGGTGGAGATGTGCAACAAGATCTGTTGCTTTGCCATGGAGAGGGGCTTTAGATTCTCCGGGTGATTGGGATGCTTGTAGAGCTGCTAAATCTGTTGACGAATTGGAAGCAAATAGGTAA
- a CDS encoding transposase: MVEVYYNHDRIALHKRNTVKGSYTTNKDHLSSTHKVYSDWSPKYFCQQALRHGEYVVKCIENVLTAIDYPETGYKRAMGIIQLHKYYGSERLNKACERALHTEAVSYQSISNILKNGLDKVMLFDLYTDQDQSHIPKHGNIRGASAYK, encoded by the coding sequence ATGGTGGAAGTTTATTATAATCACGACCGAATAGCTTTACATAAGCGAAATACCGTTAAAGGTAGCTATACAACGAATAAAGATCATTTAAGCAGTACTCATAAAGTTTATAGCGACTGGAGCCCAAAGTATTTTTGTCAGCAAGCCTTGCGACATGGCGAATATGTAGTGAAGTGTATAGAAAATGTATTAACAGCAATTGATTATCCTGAAACAGGTTATAAACGTGCAATGGGCATTATCCAGCTCCATAAATACTATGGTAGCGAGAGGCTTAATAAAGCATGTGAAAGAGCATTGCACACTGAAGCGGTCTCTTATCAAAGCATTAGCAATATTTTAAAGAATGGATTGGACAAAGTAATGCTATTTGACCTGTATACTGATCAAGACCAGTCTCATATCCCTAAACACGGAAACATCCGTGGTGCCTCTGCTTATAAGTAA
- a CDS encoding omptin family outer membrane protease, which yields MNKWPLLLFLGFLSSLANAQEKEQQSYIIPYIGWNQEKLNWNIAGNENGQYPNVLSELKWQQLRGPEMGIISAVSISSRFQVRWDFSYQAITSGTVNDTDYAGDNRALKTAEFNLQADKGYTIKTRLELSYLLWTNQTFSFRPHVGYFGSYQKLYMLDGDTPLIPGKELKSTYKPEWHGAVLGLETNFKKENWDVNLDISGMYFPQYSATANWNLREELRRPVSFEHRSKGKGFDTGLRIGYQLGQRIQPFISARYTQIEAGKGTDKLYMANGDIYKSRLNEVNSTSISFGIGVKVLF from the coding sequence ATGAATAAGTGGCCCCTTCTGTTATTTCTTGGCTTTCTCTCTTCTTTGGCAAATGCACAGGAGAAAGAACAACAATCTTACATTATACCATATATTGGCTGGAATCAGGAAAAACTCAACTGGAACATTGCCGGCAATGAAAACGGGCAATACCCCAATGTATTATCTGAATTAAAATGGCAGCAGCTACGTGGCCCGGAAATGGGAATTATCTCCGCTGTATCAATTTCATCAAGGTTTCAGGTGAGGTGGGATTTCAGTTACCAGGCAATTACCTCCGGAACAGTAAATGATACAGATTACGCAGGCGATAACAGAGCGCTTAAAACTGCTGAATTCAATTTACAAGCAGATAAAGGCTATACAATTAAAACCCGTCTGGAATTATCTTACCTTCTCTGGACTAACCAAACATTCTCTTTTAGACCACATGTAGGGTATTTCGGAAGTTACCAGAAGCTTTATATGCTGGATGGTGATACTCCGCTTATTCCCGGAAAAGAGTTAAAGAGCACCTATAAGCCTGAATGGCACGGTGCAGTTCTTGGCTTAGAAACAAATTTCAAAAAGGAAAACTGGGATGTTAATCTCGATATCAGTGGTATGTATTTCCCCCAATATTCTGCCACTGCAAACTGGAATCTTCGGGAAGAACTCAGAAGGCCTGTCAGCTTCGAACACAGATCCAAAGGAAAAGGCTTCGATACTGGACTTCGTATTGGTTACCAGCTCGGTCAACGCATTCAGCCTTTTATATCTGCACGATATACACAGATAGAAGCAGGAAAAGGAACGGATAAATTATATATGGCAAACGGAGATATTTACAAAAGCAGGCTGAACGAAGTTAATTCTACAAGCATTAGTTTTGGCATCGGTGTTAAAGTACTATTCTAG
- a CDS encoding carboxypeptidase-like regulatory domain-containing protein, with protein MRKTFLLFTIFFIFSNSLFSQDITGRLLSKDMNPIQQVVVGVEGKNVGAISNDKGIFSINLSNQSLKNNIIITANGYESYKISIEDFIKQSNHDIILNERVIEIPEVNISSKRYILKNWGNNNINRAYTSFDSNKSKQIMREIAVKFDNKKPIRINKINVGLFDYTFEDSITLIFNVYNSINKLPGETLSPRMLKVVISKNDIKNKTISIDVSKYNIWTNSDFYVSMRVADDFKGKLQLGGNIYAFTKDTYYRYFYDNWNKYSMGVPAINVDIQINN; from the coding sequence ATGAGAAAGACATTTTTGCTTTTTACTATTTTTTTTATTTTTTCTAATTCCTTGTTTTCACAAGATATTACGGGGCGATTATTATCAAAAGATATGAACCCTATTCAACAGGTGGTTGTTGGAGTTGAAGGAAAGAATGTTGGTGCTATTTCTAATGATAAGGGGATTTTTAGTATTAATTTAAGTAATCAGAGTCTTAAAAACAATATCATTATCACTGCAAATGGTTATGAATCTTATAAAATATCTATTGAGGATTTTATAAAACAATCTAATCATGATATTATTTTGAATGAGAGAGTTATAGAAATACCAGAAGTTAATATTTCTTCTAAAAGATATATACTGAAAAATTGGGGAAATAATAATATAAATAGAGCTTATACTAGTTTTGATAGTAATAAATCAAAACAAATAATGAGGGAAATTGCTGTTAAATTTGATAATAAAAAGCCCATTAGAATAAACAAAATTAATGTTGGTTTATTTGATTATACTTTCGAAGACTCTATAACTTTAATTTTTAATGTATATAATTCAATAAATAAATTGCCAGGAGAGACATTAAGTCCAAGGATGCTAAAAGTTGTAATCTCTAAAAATGATATTAAGAACAAAACAATTTCCATAGATGTATCTAAATATAATATTTGGACAAATAGTGACTTTTATGTTTCAATGAGGGTCGCTGATGATTTTAAAGGAAAACTTCAATTGGGAGGTAATATATATGCTTTTACTAAAGACACTTATTATAGATATTTTTATGATAATTGGAATAAATACTCTATGGGGGTTCCCGCAATCAATGTAGATATACAGATAAATAATTAG
- the istA gene encoding IS21 family transposase — MDLKQIIQLHLDGYSNRNIGLTLGISRNTVNHYMKLFKASDYPMEALLSFDQNHLRSQFPAYTTIDNKRYDELMLYFEKVNKARLHPGFTFLYHYTEYEQSSENPYSYTQFMEHYRRKHSKERGSMKLNHIAGNEMFIDFAGKKLHIIDKNTGELLPVEVFIAILPHSQYTYVEACVSQKREDLIGCCSRALKFYGGVPKAIVSDNLKSAVTRASKYEPEINRSFKEFASHYNCVINPTRSYSPQDKALVENAVHLVYQRIYHPLREMTFFSLQDLNKEIHKLLQGYNDLLFQRKEGSRKECFQSVERSYLKPLPQSSYELKDYRRAKVQKIGYVYFSPDKSYYSVPYRYIGKYTMLHYPKVWWKFIIITTE, encoded by the coding sequence ATGGATTTAAAACAAATTATACAATTACATCTTGACGGCTATAGTAACCGCAATATAGGTTTAACATTAGGTATATCCCGTAATACTGTTAATCACTACATGAAGTTGTTCAAGGCCAGTGATTATCCAATGGAAGCCTTATTATCATTTGACCAAAATCACTTGCGTAGCCAGTTTCCAGCCTATACTACAATAGATAATAAACGTTATGATGAGCTAATGCTTTACTTTGAAAAGGTTAATAAAGCTCGCTTACATCCAGGCTTTACCTTTTTATATCACTATACAGAGTATGAACAATCCTCTGAAAATCCGTATAGTTATACCCAATTTATGGAGCACTACAGGCGTAAGCACTCCAAAGAAAGAGGTTCAATGAAACTTAATCATATTGCAGGGAACGAAATGTTCATTGATTTTGCAGGAAAAAAGCTTCATATAATAGATAAAAATACGGGAGAACTGCTTCCCGTGGAAGTATTTATAGCTATTTTACCTCATAGCCAGTATACTTATGTAGAGGCTTGTGTGAGTCAAAAAAGAGAGGACCTTATAGGCTGCTGCTCCAGAGCACTAAAATTTTATGGTGGGGTTCCCAAAGCTATTGTATCGGATAATTTAAAATCCGCAGTAACTCGAGCCAGTAAATACGAACCAGAGATTAATCGAAGCTTTAAAGAGTTTGCTTCTCATTATAACTGCGTGATCAATCCAACCAGGAGCTACTCACCTCAGGATAAAGCTTTAGTAGAGAATGCTGTTCACTTGGTATACCAGCGTATTTACCATCCATTAAGAGAAATGACATTCTTTTCACTCCAGGACCTAAACAAAGAGATCCATAAACTTTTACAGGGGTATAATGATTTACTATTCCAACGAAAAGAAGGTAGTCGTAAAGAATGCTTTCAATCCGTTGAAAGAAGCTATTTAAAGCCTTTACCTCAGTCCTCTTATGAACTTAAAGATTACAGACGAGCAAAAGTACAGAAGATAGGCTATGTATATTTTTCTCCTGACAAGAGTTATTATAGTGTTCCTTATCGCTATATAGGTAAATATACAATGCTCCATTATCCCAAGGTATGGTGGAAGTTTATTATAATCACGACCGAATAG
- a CDS encoding GLPGLI family protein, translated as MKNIFIISFYLICNLYFSQSGKLVVSYSFYESYKNNITLNSVLKINQTQSIFVVDDNMITDKTETGFDKDDNQLIKSYRKSKENRTVYKNYNDATILTLQSGYNPSSFYYIKESFPIFNWKVEKDTKEILGYNCQKATTSFRGRNYIAWFASKIAISDGPWKFEGLPGLILEITDDSGKIKIEANKIILNAENPNTSFNVNKKYPKVTWQEYIQNVDKEFNNQVKAFKSKASEEGVEVELDLKFENMEYVSKKNENN; from the coding sequence ATGAAAAATATATTTATAATAAGTTTTTATCTTATATGTAATCTTTATTTTAGCCAATCAGGTAAACTTGTGGTTTCTTATAGCTTTTATGAAAGCTATAAGAATAATATAACACTGAATTCGGTTTTAAAAATAAATCAAACACAGTCTATATTTGTTGTAGATGATAATATGATTACTGACAAGACCGAAACAGGTTTTGACAAAGATGATAATCAACTTATCAAGTCTTATAGAAAGTCTAAAGAAAATAGAACTGTATATAAGAACTATAATGATGCTACGATATTAACTTTACAATCTGGATATAATCCTAGTAGTTTTTATTATATAAAGGAATCGTTCCCAATTTTTAATTGGAAAGTTGAAAAAGATACAAAAGAGATATTGGGATATAATTGTCAGAAAGCAACTACTTCCTTTAGGGGGAGAAATTATATAGCTTGGTTTGCCTCTAAAATTGCAATTTCAGATGGGCCCTGGAAATTTGAAGGTCTTCCTGGTCTTATATTAGAAATTACTGATGACTCCGGGAAAATAAAAATTGAGGCAAATAAAATTATTTTGAATGCAGAGAATCCGAATACTTCATTTAATGTTAATAAGAAATATCCCAAGGTAACTTGGCAAGAGTATATACAAAATGTAGATAAAGAATTTAATAATCAAGTTAAGGCATTTAAGTCAAAAGCTAGCGAAGAGGGGGTAGAAGTTGAACTAGATTTGAAATTCGAGAATATGGAATATGTCAGTAAGAAAAATGAAAATAATTAA